A window of the Microtus pennsylvanicus isolate mMicPen1 chromosome 4, mMicPen1.hap1, whole genome shotgun sequence genome harbors these coding sequences:
- the Sft2d3 gene encoding vesicle transport protein SFT2C has product MADLHRQLQDYLMQGKANRPAAAEPLLAARTAEEPEAGDGAAAAWLGRTVLRWPWQRSSAEPPPAGSQCMPKVTRGQRLAAGGLGLLLAALCFGLAALYAPVLLLRARKFALLWSLGSVLALASAALLRGGPACGRLLRGEETPSRTALAYAAALGATLYAALVLRSTALTALGACAQVAALLYALLGLLPWGGATALRLALGRLNRGASLTNVLPV; this is encoded by the coding sequence ATGGCGGATCTCCACCGCCAACTGCAGGACTACCTGATGCAGGGTAAAGCGAACAGGCCGGCAGCCGCCGAGCCGCTGCTCGCCGCGAGGACGGCCGAAGAGCCTGAGGCCGGGGACGGAGCCGCCGCGGCGTGGCTAGGCCGCACGGTTCTGCGATGGCCGTGGCAGCGGAGCTCCGCCGAGCCGCCGCCCGCGGGCTCGCAGTGCATGCCAAAAGTGACGCGCGGGCAGCGCCTGGCGGCGGGCGGCCTGGGTCTGCTGCTGGCCGCGCTCTGCTTCGGCCTGGCGGCGCTGTATGCGCCGGTGCTGCTGCTGCGCGCGCGAAAGTTCGCGCTGCTCTGGTCGCTGGGCTCGGTGCTGGCGCTGGCGAGCGCGGCGCTGCTGCGGGGCGGCCCGGCCTGCGGGCGTCTGCTGCGGGGCGAGGAGACGCCGTCGAGAACCGCGCTGGCCTACGCCGCCGCCTTGGGCGCCACGCTCTACGCCGCGCTGGTCCTGCGCAGTACGGCGCTGACGGCGCTCGGCGCGTGCGCACAGGTAGCCGCGCTGCTCTACGCGCTGCTGGGGCTCCTGCCCTGGGGCGGCGCGACGGCGCTGCGCCTAGCGCTTGGCCGCCTGAATCGCGGGGCGAGCCTCACCAACGTTCTCCCGGTGTGA